One Ochotona princeps isolate mOchPri1 chromosome 29, mOchPri1.hap1, whole genome shotgun sequence genomic region harbors:
- the OSM gene encoding oncostatin-M isoform X1, translated as MVWQEPLSSLGHPLPALVLALQASAQRTTQLKQSGLVPSMKFQVPAGASQGRRVGGGGIGRPWQQLLCTHGTLPKPGTGVTASLLSPGVGLGLLLLITAVRCTCLPSYSQLLSQLRNQAKYLQSPENLLNPYVISRGLEDPPLKESCKERPGEFPSQEALSMLSRRGLLLTVSVTSDRVLSRLEDWKNRFSLPEQLQTVILYLRGLKNNLSCMIGLLKASEPTQASPRTLPPPPLPPHTLDSFQVRVDGCKFLCGYQRFMHSVHQVLNEWGDSRSRRQSSSHQGQGKQAHGFRIRPSVGRVRTARPRAQLRSRS; from the exons ATGGTTTGGCAGGAGCCACTGTCctccttgggtcatcctctgccggCCCTGGTTCTAGCCCTGCAGGCCTCCGCTCAGAGAACCACTCAGTTAAAACAATCAGGCTTGGTCCCTTCCATGAAGTTTCAGGTCCCTGCAGGTGCCTCACAGGGGAGGCGGGTGGGAGGTGGAGGTATTGGGAGGCCCTGGCAGCAGCTCCTGTGCACCCACGGCACCCTCCCAAAGCCGGGCACGGGAGTGAcagcctcccttctctccccaggTGTGGGCCTTGGACTCCTGTTGCTGATCACGGCAGTCAGATGCACCTGCTTGCCCTCGTACTCCCAGCTCCTCAGCCAGCTGCGGAACCAGGCAAAATATCTACAGAGCCCCGAGAACCTCCTGAACCCCTAT GTCATTTCCCGAGGCCTGGAGGATCCGCCACTGAAAGAGTCCTGCAAGGAGCGCCCTGGAGAGTTCCCAAGCCAGGAAGCCCTAAGCATGCTGAGCAGGCGGGGCTTGCTGTTGACCGTCAGCGTCACCTCCGACCGGGTCCTGTCCAGACTGGAGGACTGGAAGAACCGATTTTCTCTACCTGAGCAACTGCAGACCGTCATCTTATATCTGAGGGGGCTCAAGAATAACCTCTCCTGCATGATCGGGCTGCTCAAGGCTTCCGAGCCCACCCAGGCCAGCCCCAGAACCCTAccgccaccaccactgcctccccacaCCCTGGACAGCTTCCAAGTCAGGGTGGATGGGTGCAAGTTCCTGTGCGGCTACCAGCGCTTCATGCACTCCGTACACCAGGTCCTCAACGAGTGGGGGGACAGCCGGAGCCGGAGGCAGAGCTCCAGCCACCAGGGCCAGGGAAAACAAGCCCATGGATTCAGAATCAGACCCTCTGTTGGCCGGGTCAGGACAGCCAGACCCAGGGCACAGCTGCGCAGCCGATCCTAG
- the OSM gene encoding oncostatin-M isoform X2, whose translation MRAPLPWRSLFSVGLGLLLLITAVRCTCLPSYSQLLSQLRNQAKYLQSPENLLNPYVISRGLEDPPLKESCKERPGEFPSQEALSMLSRRGLLLTVSVTSDRVLSRLEDWKNRFSLPEQLQTVILYLRGLKNNLSCMIGLLKASEPTQASPRTLPPPPLPPHTLDSFQVRVDGCKFLCGYQRFMHSVHQVLNEWGDSRSRRQSSSHQGQGKQAHGFRIRPSVGRVRTARPRAQLRSRS comes from the exons ATGCGGGCACCACTCCCATGGAGGTCGCTGTTCA gTGTGGGCCTTGGACTCCTGTTGCTGATCACGGCAGTCAGATGCACCTGCTTGCCCTCGTACTCCCAGCTCCTCAGCCAGCTGCGGAACCAGGCAAAATATCTACAGAGCCCCGAGAACCTCCTGAACCCCTAT GTCATTTCCCGAGGCCTGGAGGATCCGCCACTGAAAGAGTCCTGCAAGGAGCGCCCTGGAGAGTTCCCAAGCCAGGAAGCCCTAAGCATGCTGAGCAGGCGGGGCTTGCTGTTGACCGTCAGCGTCACCTCCGACCGGGTCCTGTCCAGACTGGAGGACTGGAAGAACCGATTTTCTCTACCTGAGCAACTGCAGACCGTCATCTTATATCTGAGGGGGCTCAAGAATAACCTCTCCTGCATGATCGGGCTGCTCAAGGCTTCCGAGCCCACCCAGGCCAGCCCCAGAACCCTAccgccaccaccactgcctccccacaCCCTGGACAGCTTCCAAGTCAGGGTGGATGGGTGCAAGTTCCTGTGCGGCTACCAGCGCTTCATGCACTCCGTACACCAGGTCCTCAACGAGTGGGGGGACAGCCGGAGCCGGAGGCAGAGCTCCAGCCACCAGGGCCAGGGAAAACAAGCCCATGGATTCAGAATCAGACCCTCTGTTGGCCGGGTCAGGACAGCCAGACCCAGGGCACAGCTGCGCAGCCGATCCTAG